In Lycium barbarum isolate Lr01 chromosome 9, ASM1917538v2, whole genome shotgun sequence, the DNA window GGTTAATCAATTTGAAAACACTTTTGTCATTATTAGGCAACAACTTATGCTTGGCTAAGGTTCTAAAAGTCTTTTTGGGGAAAATCTAttaagggaaaaggggaagggaagAAAAAACACTTTTAGCTTCCCATGAGCTGGGCAAAACAGGCTATTAAGCTATCTGTTGAATGAACCCTGAGCTTATCTGTTCGGTTATTGTATCAACTCAATTAGCTGAAAATTAACAATATGACGCAGGCAATGGCCGGAATAAAACATCCTAACGAAAACACGAATACCTAACGAAAGATACTTAAGTTGTAAACATTAACGAACAATCATTTGTAACAACTCAACCTCTCGTTTCTAGTTTTGAAGCTCCGAATTATGTTTTGAGGCCTTGCCTAAGTCAACTATACTATTTAGGACTTGTTGACATTGTTCGGGATTGGGAACTGAAGGGCTCGAATGAGTTTTGATGCCATTTTTAAACTTAAAATATTGCAGAACTTAAAACAAGTTGGTTATTTTGTATGGATCTTTTGGAGTAGCTTATAGCAAGGCCGGCTTTAGGGTAAAGCCCCTAAAGCTTGTGTTTTAGGCCCCCAAATTTGGGAggccccatttttttttaataataagcTAAATGGTTAAGTATTTTGGAGAGTAATGAGTATACCTTTAAGTAGAAAAGTAATTTTTTATATACAAATAATTTGTAGATGTGTGACTAATTGGAGTGACAATGTGAGTAAAAATTTGAGAAATATGAATCGCTATTTCAAATCTTTTACGTGTAAAAATTTGGTGAATACGAATCATTGCCAAAAAAAATTTGTGTGAATAAAAAATCTGACAAGtgaaattattttatatttttacattattcACTCTCTATTTGTTAATCAAGAGTCTATGTCTCACATAACAGTTATGCGCTTCTATCTATCTCTCACATAACATTTATGCACTTCTATATTCTCTTTCTTGTCTTTTCCGAGTTCAAATATGATAAGTTATAACATTATTTTGTGAAAAATCATAACTTAAGAGTActatattcacaaaatatatgTAGTGCggtcttttttatatttttttctcacTTTTCAAGCATTtggaagagttatttataaatatttggcAATCAACTCATCAATTTTTTGGATCATTCTATTATTCTAATTTTCAAGTTTTATTTTAGTTACgtatttgttgttgttgctttGTTATTTTCACTTTACAATTACATTTTATCTTTTCAATCATTTATAATAATTTAAATATGTCGACAATATGATcctgtttttcaattttttttaaaaaatttaaaatataatacaACTCCTAAAAAGGTTGGAGAAATTGATTATAAAAGGTTAAAATAAATTTGCATTTGAAAACGTTAGGAAAATAGATTTCAAATGTTCTAGCAGTTAGTTGTTTTAAACAAAATCTAAGGCCTCTCATCAATATTGGCTTTAGGCCACAAATATTCTTGAGCCGCCCCTGGCTTATAGACAGGGAAATCTAAGGCATAATATATTATGTCCTGGGAATCGTTTAAACGTAGGAATAAGGTTCATTCTTTTGTATTGCAGTGTATCCCTTCCATAATATATTGGGAATTATGGAAAATCATGAGGTGAACAAGTAGATATGAAGATTTCACGTCTTCTATTATTTATGTGAAATCTCAGATTATGCATCTCCTTTATTTGCTGGTGATATATGAGTTTCCTAAGTTTTCAAGAAATTCCTCGAATTTTAGCAAAAGTGACTCTCCGGGGTCATATCGATTTGTTGAAAGGCCTGAAAGAGGATTCTTTTTTGTTCGGGTTCGCATTGGTGGAGGACTTTGATCGGAAAAAAGAGTGATTCTAGTTGTAAGATATCTAATGAACCACTGCtggaattgagatttgatcagAAAAAAGAGTGATTCTAGTCGTAAGATATCTAATGAGCCGATGCGGGaattgagaataaaatggatacTAGCTGGTTTAAACTTATGTAACTCAGTTGAGAAGTGCAAAGCGATTCAGAATGTTAATAACTAAACAGGAAAAATCTGTAGCTAATCTTATTTAAGTGCTTTTGAATTAAAAAATTGCGAAGGACTTGGATGTCACTTAATATATGAATGGCAAttacaagaaaaaggaaaaagatgtGTGTAAGTtctcatatatatttatataaagaAACAGGACATGACCATCCATCCATAGTAGTAAGTGAATGGAGATTTATGATACATTTATTCATACAACAACAAAACTATTACTAAAACACAaagtataaatatataaatagCCACCACAAATATTCTTCATTTATACTAGTATTTAGTTAGTTGCGAGGCCATCCACCATACCAACCACCTCTAGCATATCCTCCCCCATAACCACCACCAGGATAAAAACCACCATATCCTCCTCTTGGATAGCCTCCGTAATATCCACGGTCGCCACCCGAGTATCGACCATATCCGTCATATCCGCCACCAGGGTATCCACGATATCTGCCATATCCTCCTATGGGGAATCCTTCAAGCCCTCCTTCTCTAAATCCTGGAAGTTCGTATCCTATAAATTTGGGGTCATTTGTCGTCTTGGACGATGCCTTTGCTGCATGAACCAATTATAATCATGCATATGCATGCTAGCTAGCTTGTAAGCTAATATACCACCAGACTCTTGatggtttatttttttaataataataatacaaagTAAGAGGGTCAGGCCTTACCGTACTAGACAGACCTTACTTTCAGCATGCATGTTGAAAATAAGAACTAGATAGAGTGCGCATTCTATAATGATATTACATGTGCTACTTATATAGTGCGGTGTAATAAAAACAAGTAAGAAAGTGGAGTTTTTGAATTCACTTGGTTATTATTGTGATGCTTTTACTCTTCTTAGATTGTCTACCAGTGGTTGAGAGAAGAAATAAATGCAAAATAAACGAAGCATAAATGCCGCCTTTGAACCCATTTTTTCCGGCTAAAGATTAATAATACTCCCTCCCGATTAAAAAGAGTATCCATTTGATCATTTGCACAtcttttaagaaaatattaacttctAGACAGAAAaagttaatttgactaaactgcccctaattaaatatGTATTGGATTTGATCATAGAACACTTAATAAGAAAAAATTTGGAAAGataaagttaattctttcttaatttgatTAGTGAACAGtctttttgacccaaaaaaaaaggctaagtagatactcttttttatccggagggagtattgtCTGAGTGTTATAATAAGAGCAAGTAATATGAGGTTAAAGTTAAGATATTGTAAGAAAAGAAGCTTACAGTCAGCCAACTCCCTAGCTGCAACCTCTGATGTTATCACAAGTAAGATTGCCAAAACAATTAGCATAAATGCCTTTGATCCCATTTTTTACCTTGCTTGAAACTAGATATAACTACTACTCCCTTGAGTTATTATAATTGTATGAGGATGAGGAAATTAACGAACACACTTTGCTTCTATTTATAGCATTGATCCACTTAGATTTAGCCATTTGTCACTGCGATTTGTAAGAAAAAAATTCAACTGAAATTCTGCTGGGCGAAGTTTGAAAAATTGCATTAGCAGCGTACGTACCAGACTAGTTATTAATTAAGTTGGCAGATTGATAGATTGTTAATTAGACTTGACTTTTCTTATTTTACCTTGTAATTACATACCGTATGATTTTCCGGAACTCGCGGTCCACCCCTGCCTATCAGAGTTGTGATACTAGCTAATAGCTATATCAAATTATCAATAATCACCTTAATTAAGTAGCCTAAGCTGATACAATTTTTTCTAATTACCAACCCCATTAATTAATCCCTCTATATAGAGGATAATTAACAGTATGTACAAAAGCTCTTTGGCCGCCAAAGGTATCTGACTACTTCTAGCCTATCAATTAGGACATGTTCATTTTTTATTATCCGGTTGCAAAGTAGTTAGGGGTCGTTTAGTTTGaagttatgctgggattagttATATGGGGATTATTAGTTACACTGGGATTAGTTATCGTGGTATTATTTTTTATTGACTTTTTagtttgttgtattaaaaataACGTGCAATGTATAATTCCTAAGAAGAACTTGTTTATTTAGAAAGTTAACCTCCATCTTATTTATAGTAAAAAAAGAGGTTTGAGGGACTTTAGGGGTATTTTTGTTAATTTCAATGTTTTGTCCAGCGATAACTAATCCTAGAACTATTATTTCACCATCTGACATAAATAACTTATCGCAGTACTATTTTCTAATCCTGATATAACTTATCTCGGAATTAGTAATCAAACAAGGGATAATTAAGACAATTTATTGCAGGACTATTTATATTTGTTcaacctaccaaacgacccctgagAATTTAGTTTGCTTTGAACCTTTTTTCAGGAATAGTTGAACGTATGATTCTCCTTTTACTGAGGAGTAATCTTAGGAGATTAGTTTCTCTAGCATGTATTTAAATTTTAGAGTTAAGACCAAGTTTCTCATTTAATAAAAGCAAGATCCTCTTTTCATCTAAATCTTGAATCTATATATCGTATCAGATGTCAACTCGCACGAAATGTCAAAGATTGTCTCATCGCGTGTTGACCAAGGCCCTATACTCATTTAACCTAGCGTGCTAATGCAGACGGGGATTCAAGATTTAACTTCCATGGGTTCAATTCTTAAGACTTTTAGTACATATTAAACTCATTATAattttaaagttatgggttcaaacCTACTGTTTGTTGTAATTTTAGTGAATTTCtatacataaatttatattttgcacTAAAAGTCCTAGGTTGAGATGAACCTGATGCCTGCATGGTGCACCATCCACTGCATTGTGCACACTGCACGCCCGCATGTGCATTCGTTGGGTGTCGCTCTCTCCTCCGCTTGCCTTGCCAGGTCCTGCCGTTGCGGTCGCAGCCTATATtagtattattttttaattttcctcgTTATCTTTTAAGTGATATTTTGCTCAAGCTATTTAATTTCAAACTTTGTTATTATTGAAGATGATGGCATTACTTAGAACTTAGGGGACTAATCTGTAATTACTATAACTTAGACAGTTAGTGAAATTAGATAATTAATGAGTTAGTTAGTCGGTTAAGATGATAAACTTAGTTGTATAAAATACCTTATGTACGGCTCATTTTTTTATCAAGGAAATCAGTTGCTCAATTctccaacttcttcttcttcatttctctcAACTTGCTCGAGCTTCATTCTCCATTAATGGAGTAAATtcatcatggtatcagagcagtacaGTCATTAGACTGATTACCTGATCCAATTTTTCAAACCTCAATAGCAATTTGAGAGATCGCAACAATGGTGGTGGACAATACACTACCAGAAAACCTAAATTACAATCATCCGTTATGTCTCAGTTCAATTGACAATTCTGAAGCAGTTTTAATTGCACTGCAATTAACTGGTGCTGAAAATTACTCGATTTGGAGTCGAATGATGAAGCTTGCTATTCTAGGTCGTAATAAGCTAGGATTCATCAATAGAACTTGCTAAAAGAAGGATTATGGTCAAAATTTGACAGATCTGTGGGAAAGATGTAATGCAATCATACTCTCATGGCTAATGAACTGCGTCTCAAAGGAATTGTATGGTGGAGTTGTGTACTCGACTGAGGCAGTTAAGTTTTGGGAAGATCTCAAAGAGAGATTTGATAAAGTAGATGGTTCTCGAACCTATCAACTGCACAAGGAGATAGCAACGATTCATCAAGGTACTGATACAGCTTCTGCATATTTCTCTAAATTGAGAGCACTTTGGGTAGAATTTGATAGTATAATACCATTTCCTGATTGTGATTGCCCTAAAAATCAAGATTATGTGAAGTTTATGAATAGTTTGAAACTGTTCCAGTTCCTAATGGGACCAAATGACACTTTTGGACAAGCTAGAGCACAAATCCTTACGATGACTCCTCTTCCTACAATCAACAAAGCTTATTCTATGTTGATTGAGAGGGAGAGTCAGAGAAATATGGTGAACAACAAGTCTATGAATGAAATTAATGACCTCACTGCAATGTTAGCCCTGAGAAATGCAAATAcacaaaaacaaaagaagaacTATAACTACAATCCAAATTATGATCCAAATGCACAGTGTGACCACTGCAAGTTGAAAGGACACACCATGGCAGTTTGTTATAGATTTGTAGGATATCCACCTGATTACAAATTCAAGAAGAAAGGATCATATGAAAACAATTATCAAAGCAATCAAAACAGCTATCAGAGGAATCATAACAACTCATAAAGAGAGTACAGAGGCAACTTACATACTGCTAACAATGTTGCTGCTGCACTTGGTGAATCAAGTCAAGCTGAATACATTGTAAATAGTCTTCAAAGGGGCCTTGAACAAGCTGTGAATAACTTTGGTTTTTGTATGGGATACAACAAGGAGAAATATGCTCAAATAGTGAATCTGCTGAATCATGAAACTGGCCATCCTAGTCAAAGGGAAAATGAGACTGGTCAAAGTCATGCCTCAATCTCTGCCAATACTGCAGGTATTACCACCTCACTCATGGTTAATCACAAAAAAGATAAGGATATGTGGATTGTGGACTCTGGAGCCACAAATCATATGACCTCAAAAGCTAACATAATCACTAATATACAGAAGGTAGATAATGATCATAAGAAAGTTCATTTACCAAATGGGGATACAACAGACATCTCTCATATAGGATCATGTCCTATATTTGATAACTCTACACTGCATAATGTGCTTTTCATTCCTGAATTCAAGTTTAATCTATTGTCAGTTTCTCAGATCACAAAAAGCTTACACTGTTTTGTCTCCTTTTTTCCTGATTTCTTTGTATT includes these proteins:
- the LOC132610241 gene encoding uncharacterized protein LOC132610241; amino-acid sequence: MGSKAFMLIVLAILLVITSEVAARELADSKASSKTTNDPKFIGYELPGFREGGLEGFPIGGYGRYRGYPGGGYDGYGRYSGGDRGYYGGYPRGGYGGFYPGGGYGGGYARGGWYGGWPRN